A window from Vulpes vulpes isolate BD-2025 chromosome 9, VulVul3, whole genome shotgun sequence encodes these proteins:
- the LOC112913241 gene encoding uncharacterized protein, with protein MRGPSASQRCSKPQSQACWQEHIRRETAARVAWTVTYGHKYPKEGPVPRKRLQRAPLRPAASSPETEGLRGQLSRGVGVRGPLPKEGRAWEAQRAAGGPAAQTKPEGLEMRRAPPGTLKLLFQGISHDGQGRASYLRERHRQKPEEKFLYPVLSSWEYGWHIGDVMKDARAPTYARCQPIMNVFYIKSSVFHFPRRTDQLI; from the exons ATGAGGGGTCCCAGCGCCAGCCAGCGCTGCAGCAAACCGCAGAGCCAAGCCTGCTGGCAAGAGCACATCCGGAGGGAGACCGCAGCCCGGGTCGCCTGGACGGTCACCTACGGCCACAAGTACCCGAAGGAGGGGCCCGTGCCCAGGAAGCGGCTGCAGCGGGCCCCACTCCGGCCAGCCGCCAGCTCCCCTGAGACCGAGGGGCTTCGGGGTCAGCTGTCCAGGGGAGTGGGTGTTCGGGGCCCGCTGCCCAAGGAAGGCAGAGCCTGGGAGGCCCAAAGAGCCGCGGGGGGCCCGGCGGCCCAGACCAAGCCGGAGGGCCTAGAAATGAGGCGGGCTCCCCCCGGCACCCTGAAGCTGCTTTTCCAGGGCATCTCCCACGACGGCCAAGGCCGGGCCTCGTACCTCCGGGAGCGGCATCGGCAGAAGCCGGAGGAGAAGTTTCTGTACCCAGTCCTGTCATCCTGGGAGTACGGCTGGCACATCG GGGACGTCATGAAGGATGCCAGGGCTCCCACCTATGCCAGGTGCCAGCCCATCATGAATGTCTTTTACATCAAAAGTAGCGTCTTTCACTTTCCACGGCGAACAGACCAGCTAATCTGA